From Mauremys mutica isolate MM-2020 ecotype Southern chromosome 17, ASM2049712v1, whole genome shotgun sequence, one genomic window encodes:
- the LOC123351425 gene encoding interferon-inducible GTPase 5-like, with translation MAGKLSQEELEEMKAAFESGSLLGAATKLQEELESLKNQSLDIAVTGESGSGKSSFVNAIRGLRDEDEGAAKTEVVESTKDPEAYSHPVLPNVTIWDLPGIGTPKFQPHTYLKQVNFSHYDFFIIIATERFTFLQTNLAQEIHKMRKRFYYVRSKVDSDLHAAQTRRPSTYDEDQILQEIRENCIKNLKKEGEASPRVFLICSWNWKKYDFPLLQETLANELDAHKRHAFILSLPNISAKILEKKKAELKKHVWKLALVSGAIAAIPVPGLSLACDVAILAVNMKLYLIAFGLDDNSLARLAKQVGKPVAELKSVIKTVPMADSISKEWVVSLLARSGCAAVMIAEDLLDFVPIIGPLLSGGVSFGTTYYMLKRFLNDASKDAQNVLAKVLS, from the coding sequence ATGGCTGGAAAACTCTCCCAAGAGGAATTGGAAGAGATGAAGGCTGCTTTTGAATCAGGAAGCCTCCTGGGAGCAGCAACAAAACTGCAGGAGGAGCTGGAGTCATTAAAAAATCAATCACTTGACATCGCCGTCACTGGGGAGTCCGGCTCTGGAAAATCATCCTTCGTCAATGCCATCCGGGGCCTGAGAGATGAAGATGAAGGTGCTGCTAAAACTGAGGTGGTTGAATCAACAAAGGATCCAGAGGCTTATTCTCACCCTGTACTCCCCAATGTAACAATATGGGATCTGCCAGGAATCGGGACTCCCAAGTTTCAGCCACACACTTACCTCAAACAGGTAAACTTCAGCCACTATGACTTCTTCATTATCATCGCCACAGAGCGTTTCACTTTCCTCCAAACCAACCTTGCTCAGGAGATTCACAAGATGAGAAAGAGGTTTTACTACGTGCGCTCCAAAGTGGATTCCGACTTGCATGCGGCTCAGACCCGCCGGCCCAGCACCTATGATGAGGatcagatcctgcaggaaatccgGGAGAACTGCATCAAGAACCTGAAGAAAGAAGGGGAGGCCTCCCCGCGGGTTTTCCTGATCTGTAGCTGGAACTGGAAGAAGTATGATTTCCCGCTCTTGCAGGAGACGCTGGCGAATGAGCTGGATGCTCACAAGAGACACGCTTTCATCCTGTCCCTGCCCAACATCTCAGCAAAAATCCTGGAAAAGAAAAAGGCTGAACTGAAGAAACATGTTTGGAAACTGGCCCTTGTGTCAGGTGCTATTGCCGCCATTCCTGTTCCAGGTCTGTCATTGGCTTGTGATGTAGCCATCTTGGCGGTAAACATGAAACTTTACCTCATTGCCTTTGGCTTGGATGATAATTCCCTTGCTAGACTCGCTAAGCAGGTTGGCAAGCCCGTTGCAGAACTGAAGTCTGTTATTAAAACAGTCCCAATGGCCGACTCAATATCAAAAGAGTGGGTGGTGAGTCTACTGGCCAGGTCTGGATGTGCTGCAGTGATGATAGCTGAAGATCTTTTAGATTTTGTACCAATTATTGGTCCTTTGTTATCTGGAGGAGTTTCCTTTGGAACCACGTACTACATGCTGAAACGCTTTCTGAATGATGCTTCCAAAGATGCCCAAAATGTTCTGGCCAAAGTTCTGTCTTAA